The Gloeobacter morelensis MG652769 genome contains the following window.
CCGAGCGATTTGCTCGAACTGAAGGAACTGATTGCCCAAGCGGGCAAGCGGGTACCGGTCATCGCCAAGATCGAAAAATTCGAGGCTTTCGAGAATCTCGACGCGGTGATCGCCGCCTGCGACGGGCTGATGGTGGCCCGTGGCGATCTGGGCGTCGAGATGCCCGCCGAGGAGGTGCCCTTGCTCCAAAAGCGGCTGATTGCCTCGGCCAACCGGGCCGGCAAACCGGTGATCACCGCCACCCAGATGCTCGATTCGATGGTGAGCAACAGCCGCCCGACCCGCGCCGAAGTTTCCGATGTGGCCAACGCCATCCTGGACGGCACCGACGCGGTGATGCTCTCCAACGAGACCGCCGTGGGCGAGCACCCGATCTTGGCGGTCGAGACAATGGCGCGCATCGCCGATCGCATCGAGCGCTCGATGCCCCAGCGCACCTGGGTAGATACGGGCCGCTCGATCCCGAACGCCATCTCCCAGGCGGTGGGCAGCGTTGCCCAGCAGTTGGGCGCCCAGGCGATTCTCACCCTCACCAAATCCGGCGCCACCGCCCGCAACGTCAGCAAGTACCGGCCGAAGGTGCCGATTATCGCGATTACCCCGAGCGTGTCGGTGGCGCGCGAACTGCAGATGGTCTGGGGGGTCTACCCGCTGATGGTCCTGGATCTGCCTTCGACCCGCCAGACCTTTCAAGCGGCGATCAGCGCCGCCCAGGACGAGAACCTCGTCCTCGAAGGCGACCTGGTGGTGATGACCGCCGGCACCATCCAGGGGCTCTCCGGTTCGACGGATCTCATCAAAGTCGAGGTAGTGACAGCGATTCTCGGCCGGGGGTTGGGCCTGGGCCAGAATGCTGTGAGCGGACGCGCCCGCGTCGTGCGCCACAGCGACGAAGCAGCGGCCTTGAGTCCCGGGGACATCCTGATTGCCCCGCGCACCGACGCCAACTTTATCGAAGCGATCAAGCTCGCGGGCGGCATCGTCACCGAAGAAGGCGGCCTTACCTCCCACGCGGCGATTATCGGGCTGCGCCTCGGCCTGCCGGTGTTGCTCGGGGTCAAAGATTGCACCACCCGCATCCCGGACGGGGTGGTACTCACCCTCGACCCGCAAAAAGGGGTCATCTTCTCCGGGGCGGCCTCCGCCGTCTAGCGCCTGTGCAGAGAACCGTCGTCTTCTACTCCAAGCCCGGCTGCTGTCTGTGCGACGCACTGGAAGCCACCTTGCGCCGGGTGCAGCCGGATTTGGGCTTTGCGCTCGAGAAGCGCGACATCCTCATCCATCCCGAATGGTTCGCCGACTTTCAGTACACCATCCCGGTGCTGGAGGTGAACGGCCGCACCCTGACAGGCATCTCCCATCGCAGCACGGCCGCCCAGCTGGCGGCCGTGCTGGAGCGGGCTTTTGTCGCCTGAGAATGCTTGCCAGCGATGCTTGAGATATGCAAAAAGTAGGGTATTCCCCGCCGGTTTTGTGATGAAACGCTGGTTCCTTACAGCTTTGCTGGTTGCGACCGTGGCCCTGCCGGTCCGGGCGGACATCCGCTCGGAGTTGGTGCAGACGCTGACCCAGGCCCGTGAGGTGCTCGCAACCAAACCGGGCTACGCCCAGTACCTGCAGGAGGCAGGACGGGTCACCTCGGCCCTCGACCGGGTGATCTACAGCCGCACGCCGGTTCCGGCGAATGCCCTTGCGGCCGTCAAGTTTGTCAACAAGCAGATGCGCGCCCTCGAAGAGGCCTGGGCACTGCGCTACCGCATCGGCCTTAAAAATCTGGACGCTCCCGATGTGGTCGGCTTTGCCGCCACGAGTCTACCGCGGGTGCGCAAAGCCTTTGCAGCGGTCGATCCGAAGTTGCGCATCGACGATTATGTGGTCGGACGCGGCCGGCAGGACAACGCCGAAGAGTACGTCACCTTCGCCTACGACCAGCTTGTCCAGACAGGCTTCGAAGCGATCGCCAAAAACCTCGACACGGCCCTTGCCCGCATCAAGTAGCGAACCGGACAAAAGCTGCTACTCTAAATTCGACCTCCAGGGTACGAAGACATCTGCCATGCGACTGCACGAACTGCTTGCCCGCACCGGGCTGGATACCCGCAACCTTCCCGACATCGACATCGCCGGTCTGAGCACCGATTCGCGCCAGGTGCAGCCGGGGGATCTGTTTATCGGTCTTCCGGGTACGCGGGTGGACGGCAGCGAATTCTGGCCGCAGGCGGTGGCCGGGGGAGCGGCGGGGCTGGTGATTTCTGAGAACGCCCGGGGGGTGGAGGCGGCGGTGCCGGTGATCCGGGTGCCGGACGTGGTGGGCACCTGCGCCCGGCTCGCGTCTGCCTACTACGACTTTCCGGCCCGCAAACTGACCCTTGCCGGGGTGACCGGCACCAACGGTAAAACGACTACGACCCATTTAATTGAGCATCTATTAAAGGCCCAGGCGCCCACGGGTCTGGTGGGCACGCTCTACAGCCGCTGGCCGGGGCAGAGCCAGGAGGCCCGGCACACGACGCCCTTTGCCCTTGAGATCCAGAAGTTGCTTGCCCGGATGGTGGAGGCGGGCTGCAAATACGGGGTGATGGAGGTCAGTTCCCACGCCCTCGCCCAGCAGCGGGTGGCGGGTTGCCGCTTCGAGGCGGCGGTCTTCACCAACCTCACCCAGGACCACCTTGACTTTCACCCGGACATGGAAAGTTACTTCCAGGCGAAGGCGACCCTATTTAGCCCCGAGTACCGCGTCGGGCGGGCGGTGATCAACGCCGACGACCCGTGGGGCGTGCGCCTTGCCGCCGCCAACGACCAGGTGTGGACCTACAGTTTCCAGCCCAATGCGGATATTTATCCAGAAGCTGCCGTGTTCACCCCAGAGGGCATCCGCGGTACCCTCGTCACCCCGGTGGGCCATGCTGCCTTTACCAGCCCCCTGGTAGGTCAGTTCAATCTGGCCAATCTGCTGGCGGCGGTCGGGGCCACCCTGGCTTTGGGAATTGACCTGCAAGTGGTCGCGGCGGGGCTATCGGGCTTTGGCGGCGTACCCGGCCGCATGGAGCGGGTGAGTACCCCGGACGACGACATCGCCGTCATCGTTGATTACGCCCACACCCCCGACGGACTGCGCAAGTTGCTGGAAGCCACCCGGCCTTTTGTGGACGGGCGGCTGATCTGCGTATTCGGCTGCGGCGGCGATCGCGACCGCACCAAGCGCCCCCAGATGGGCCGCATCGCCGCCGAGTTGTCGGATTTGCCGGTGGTCACCTCCGACAATCCCCGCACCGAGAACCCGGAAGCGATCCTGGACGACATCCTGGCGGGCATCCCGGCGGGGGTATCGCCGACTGTGGAAGTGGACCGCCGCCGGGCAATCTTCCAGGCACTGCTCGAAGCGAAGGCGGGCGACTGTGTGGTGATCGCGGGCAAGGGCCACGAGGATTATCAGATCCTGGGCACGAGCAAAATCCACTTCGACGACCGCAAGCAAGCCCGCGAAGCGCTCTCCAAGCGCCGCAGCCGGGGTTGAAAGTTGAATCGCAGCCAAGCGCTTGAGCTGGCTTTGTCAGCCCCAGGAAGTGCGCAGCGAGTCTGCAATGCACCAGCAAAAGGCGACGCTAAGCTGCTTGAACTAATCGGGGCCTAGAGAGTGTCCAGGTGGGCTGTAGCCGTGGGCGGACGATATTCCTGCTCCAAAATGGACATCACAATGTAGGGCCGGTTGTCGGGGCTTTGCTCCTGTGCTAGGACGAAATCGAGGTCGGCTTCGGTGGTGGGACGAAGGCTGAGGGTCTTCTCCATCGGCTGGGGTTTCGTAAGGGTTCGGGGTTCATTGTAGACATGCAAGCATTCGCAGACGATTCCAATGCGCAGCTGCGCGCGCTCATCGCACGGCGGGTCGCAGCCAGCCCGGGCGGGCGGCTGAATTTTGCCGAATTTATGGAACTGGCGCTCTACCATCCCGAACTCGGCTACTATGCCACGCACCCGGGGCGCATCGGCGGGCGGGGCGATTACATCACAGCGGCACACCTGGGAAGCGACTTCGGCGAACTGTTGGCCGTTCAGGCCGCCCAGCTGTGGCAGCATCTGGGAAAGCCCGAGCGTTTTGACTTCGTGGAGATGGGGGCGGGACAGGGGCTATTTGCCGCCGATTTTTTGCGCCACGCCCACGCAAACCTGCCGG
Protein-coding sequences here:
- the pyk gene encoding pyruvate kinase, whose translation is MRVGADVFVLDATAQQTTAAPSERARFRRTKIVATIGPAVDDPQALRRLIQAGATTLRLNFSHGTHEEHRRRIGLIRQISFELNQPVAILQDLQGPKIRLGKFADGPIVLKHGDPFILTSHDVPANQHISPITYSRLIQEVPSGATILLDDGRVELVVERVDLEAQYLHCRTVGGGKLSNSKGVNFPGVTLSVPAMTEKDREDLLFGLNQGVDWVALSFVRTPSDLLELKELIAQAGKRVPVIAKIEKFEAFENLDAVIAACDGLMVARGDLGVEMPAEEVPLLQKRLIASANRAGKPVITATQMLDSMVSNSRPTRAEVSDVANAILDGTDAVMLSNETAVGEHPILAVETMARIADRIERSMPQRTWVDTGRSIPNAISQAVGSVAQQLGAQAILTLTKSGATARNVSKYRPKVPIIAITPSVSVARELQMVWGVYPLMVLDLPSTRQTFQAAISAAQDENLVLEGDLVVMTAGTIQGLSGSTDLIKVEVVTAILGRGLGLGQNAVSGRARVVRHSDEAAALSPGDILIAPRTDANFIEAIKLAGGIVTEEGGLTSHAAIIGLRLGLPVLLGVKDCTTRIPDGVVLTLDPQKGVIFSGAASAV
- a CDS encoding glutaredoxin family protein, which encodes MQRTVVFYSKPGCCLCDALEATLRRVQPDLGFALEKRDILIHPEWFADFQYTIPVLEVNGRTLTGISHRSTAAQLAAVLERAFVA
- a CDS encoding UDP-N-acetylmuramoyl-L-alanyl-D-glutamate--2,6-diaminopimelate ligase — its product is MRLHELLARTGLDTRNLPDIDIAGLSTDSRQVQPGDLFIGLPGTRVDGSEFWPQAVAGGAAGLVISENARGVEAAVPVIRVPDVVGTCARLASAYYDFPARKLTLAGVTGTNGKTTTTHLIEHLLKAQAPTGLVGTLYSRWPGQSQEARHTTPFALEIQKLLARMVEAGCKYGVMEVSSHALAQQRVAGCRFEAAVFTNLTQDHLDFHPDMESYFQAKATLFSPEYRVGRAVINADDPWGVRLAAANDQVWTYSFQPNADIYPEAAVFTPEGIRGTLVTPVGHAAFTSPLVGQFNLANLLAAVGATLALGIDLQVVAAGLSGFGGVPGRMERVSTPDDDIAVIVDYAHTPDGLRKLLEATRPFVDGRLICVFGCGGDRDRTKRPQMGRIAAELSDLPVVTSDNPRTENPEAILDDILAGIPAGVSPTVEVDRRRAIFQALLEAKAGDCVVIAGKGHEDYQILGTSKIHFDDRKQAREALSKRRSRG